Within the Erigeron canadensis isolate Cc75 chromosome 6, C_canadensis_v1, whole genome shotgun sequence genome, the region GTACACAATTTAGGTTGGCTCGTGGCACAACCTAATCACACATGAATCCTTTAAACGAACTATACAATAGCTAGGATACGTATAAGAAGCAAGGGCAAATAATGTCGATAACAATAAGTATCAAACAAGTACTATGACCTCAAATATGTCCATCCAACCTCACAAATGTCCTCATGTCATccaaatgtcatcaagtacgtatagtacccgtataatgtcatcaagtacgtatagtacccgtttattgcacTTGCCACATTTCACCTCAATTGTCCACCATATTGCACGttatgtacctcattgtactcaattgcacgaaAGTTGTTcatccatgaccatcaatgtccacacataaccaaaacaccatgtgtatatacttcgtacgatactacttttgaaaggcctttgatgcttatatatagggtcacccgcagccttcccaccacatctccaacctttcaaagaCATTACCGTCCTCCATATATGCACAGCTAACCTATAACAAActcaacatacatatacaataaccaTACAACAAATCACATAATTGCACATCTACAAAACCGTCACACAACATGTAAATccataaatcaatcaatgtctccataacaatcatgtccatcaatgaccctcacagGTGTATTTACAAAATGAACTATATCAAGGTATTTAGAATCGCATGGTaagcaagaacaagtaataatgatatcaacaaGTATCCTAACAAGTCCTATGTTTTCATGCATGCGCACATTGTCCCTCAATTGTCCTCTTCTCCTCCATAATGTCGTCACCCaagacactcaaacatatgcacaatcaagtcatgtcatcaatcaagaaaatcaaGCGTTTGCACATTTGAACTATGTCAAAAATCAAGGCAAACATATAATTGCACCCTCAAACAAGTCAACACACaaaagttgtacacttttcagcccgaatctcaattgaatctcaattgagtagggaacTATGAAACTCACCTTGGCTCAAGCAATTACAAGTATAAGTCAGGCTATAAACATCCAACGACCGCCAAATGTCCATAACCTatcaatatatacattacaATACAAGTTAAGAGTCTCACTTTGTTCTACTTATGACTCCCAACCATGAACGACTCAATAGACTTGAACAAGAAACCAATGGACCCGTAAGAATGTGTACAAGAAGGTATGGGTCGACTCAAATACCATGGACGGTCAACAAGCTCAAAGGATTCTTTGTAGACTACTCGACTCATTCGTAGACTATTTTCATAATGTGTAGACTACTTTCAGTTTTTCCCTTGTCTACTTCCAGTTTTGTAGACCAATTTCGGTACACAAGACGACCAATTGAGACAAAACTTAATTCTTAGAAAATGTAAAGGGCTCAAAGAACTTTTCAGAAATTTAGGGTTTGACTCTTGAAGATCTATAACGAACAAGTTACGGTGTTTCCAAAAACAGACCTGTACACTTTCGACTGGTTGAAACCTTgtaaccaaacacacccaaatTCGTCCCAATCTATTTTGACCTCAAATTCGACTAGGAGCTTCTTTCAAACTCATTTTTAGACATAAatgaacataacccacatcaCAATTTCGTTCTATAGCACCATTTTtgtgttaaattagtttttgtcccgttttgacttttgacaaaACCCTAATTGACCTAAAATCGGATCTTGGAAAGCTTGGACTCGTTTTTTTGCAGCTTTTATGAACATATTTAGACACAAAACACTTCAAAACTTGATTCAAAACATCAATTTTTAGCTTAGATTTGAAATTGACTTAATTTACCCACTTTGTAACCCTAATTTTTGACCCACTTCATTTTTGACTTGTAATTTGACTCAAGAACACTTGGGTTTGACTAGAAACatgttaataaacataaaatgattgaTTTGAGCGAAATGTAACTTACCAAAACCCCTTCCAAGTTGTTGACCTGAAATTTGAGCTAGATGGAAAGAATTCTTGTACTTtgactttcaaaattttgatatgttgCTAAGATGATGATAAGGATGATTATTCCTATGTAAATCTAGCTTGAAACAACCGTTAATAACCCAAGAatttagagagaaagagagagatgtgtgtatgtatgtgtgttctTGGAGAGGTTTAGAGAGAGATAAGATGATATGAATGAATGGATGAGAAAGTTGTAAGGGATTGGGTAGTTGAGGCATAAGTATAAATGGTAAATGTTACACTATTACCCTAAGTAAAAAAAATCTCTTTGTCTTCGGTAGTCTATTTTTGATTTCCAGCACCTTTAGACTATTACAGTAGGTATGTAGTCTCTTTTTGtacatttttaacttttagaCTATTATAGTAGGTAAGTAGTCTCTTTTTGtacatttttaacttttagaCTATTTTAGACGATTATAGCAGGTAAGTAGCCTCTTTTGTACATTTTCGACTTTAGACTATTTTAGACTATTATAGCAGGTAAGTAGCCTCTTTTGTACATTTTCAACTTTTGTCATCACATCAAACATGAGTTATACACAAATAGCATACAAAACTCATATTAAGGGGTAAATTGACCTACATGAACATATTGCACATAATTGAACTCCAAATTGTACTTGATAATATATATGCTAGTTTACTAATTAGTCAAATTGTGCACGCATCCAAATAGTCAAAAGTCGCAATTGTTACACTTTCCTTGCTCGAATTTTCTTCTAACCATTTTAGTAGTTTCGTGGCACAATGGGTATTTAGTACAACTAATCTGGtttccttggatctttcttggTGTAATTTTCATAGCCTAATTCATGGCAATATCAATGGCTTCCGTAACTTGACTTCTCTGAAGTTGCTGCATGTTTCTAGAAACGATTTTATGAATTCTTCATTAGTTTTTAAAGGCCTATCTAGTAATCTTGTGTCTTTAAAGATCAGTTATTGTGGTGTTTCAAGTGCAGCTCTGGATTCACTTCACAACTTAACCTCCCTTCGTAGCCTTGACATGAGAGCAAATGAACTTACTAAGAGAATACCTAAATCATTTGTTAACCTATGTAATTTGAGAGATATTGATTTTTCGTTCAACGATTTTAGTAATATTAGTTTAAATGATCTTCTTGGAGGTTTGCTCGACTGCGAATCACATATTGGTCGATCTTCACTCTTAGAGGAGTTAGATATTAGTCAAACCAATATTTCTGGTACGATTCCGAATTTCATTGGGCAGTTAACTTCTATGAAAAGATTACTACTCTATGGGAATAGAATTTTTGGTTCTATTCCACAATGGATTGGACGTTTATCATCATTGGAGGAGTTACATCTTTCAGATAACCTTCTGGATGGTAGCCTTCCTCATAGCCTTGGTAATCTTTCGAAGTTAGAAGAGTTAACTTTTTCTAACAATTTGTTGATCGGTTTTGTATCAGAGGCTCACTTTGCCAAACTAGCGAGTTTGATATATCTAACTGGAAAAGGTAACGACTTAACCCTACTATCGAAACTTGTTAATTGGGTTCCCCCCGTTCCAGTTGCAGGTCTTGGACTTAAGTTCTTGGAGTTTAGGGCCTCACTTTCCATGGTGGTTGCAATCACAAACGCATCTAACAGGGAGTTTAGGTACATAAGAAACACATGCATTTCTTCATCCATGCCTGTGTCGTTTTGGAAATCATTCCCTAATCTAATGATTTTAGATATGTCGCATAATCGGATCCAGGGAGCGTTGTTAGATATCCCTGCAACAATTATGATACTAGACCTAAGTTTTAATGAGTTTAGCGGGGAATTACCTAAATTGTCAAATGGTTCATTTATGTGGATGTTGGATCTCtcgagtaatttttttttgggatCGGTACAACGTATATTGTGTTCCAATAGTGTAGAAAAGTACTCAGATCGTATAGTCATAAATGTTCTTAATTTGGGAAACAATCATTTGTCTGGTATCATCCCTGAGTGTTGGGACAAATGGCAGGAGTTGTGGTATTTAAACTTGGAGAATAATCGTTTGTCTAGTGAGATTCCAGGAACAATGGGCTCTTTACGTCAGTTACGGTCACTAAGCATGCGTGGGAACAAGCTCTCAGGAAGATTACCTGTTTCTCTGATGAACTTGGAAAGTTTGGTGGTCCTTTAAATTGGTAGGAATGAACTTGAAGGAAGCATTCCAAAATGGACTGGTAATCTCTCTTCTTTGAGGCTTTTCAATCTTAGATCCAACAAATTTGTCGGAAATATTCCTTATGAGCTCTGTTATCCTACACATATCCAAATATTGGATCTTGCTCATAATAATCTATCTGGAAATATTCCAAGATGTTTCAACAAGTTCAGTGTCCTTTCTGGCAATGAAGTTCTCTTCAGAAATAAAATTTCTTTATTTACTTATTCTACTAACTACTCTTATTCTACTAAAGAGGTTCATGGTAGTGATTCATTGGTGATGAAAGGACGAGAAGACACATATGACACTATTCTTGGACTGGTGACGTTGTTGGACCTTTCAAGTAATAATCTTGTTGGGCACATTTCAAGTGAACTAATGGCTTTGAGGGGTTGAAGTCTTTGAACTTATCAAGAAATAAATTAACTGGAACGATCCCGGAGAACATTGGAGACATGAAATCTCTTGAAACTTTTGATGTATCACTAAACAAGTTTTCAGGAAGCTTCCTATGAGCCTCTCAAACTTGACTTCTTTGAATAGCTTCAATGTGTCTTACAACCAATTGATAGGAAGAGTTCCTTCAAGTACCCAACTTCAGAGCTTCAGTGAGTCCAGCTTCTTTGGCAACAAACTTTGTGGACATCCACTCTCTGATCGTTGCATACCAACTGAAGTACCCAATGAAGAAGTTCTAAAAGACGACGATGCACATGGAGCTGGAGATTGGGGGTTGATTATTAGCATTACGCTTGGATTGATTGTTGGTTTTTGGCTCATTGTGGCTCCTTTGATGGTTAGCAGAACATGGAGGATCGTATACTTTGCTTTCTTGAGTGAGCTGGGGTATATGGTTTACAATGTTTTCTGTAAGTACGTATGAAGGCAACCAGTTTTGTAAATGATTAAAAGTGTTTCGTGGTTGCTTAGTATGTTTTTAAACTTGTATTGTTAATCATATAGGTATTACCTTACTAAAGTTTCAAGCATATATCGCCAACGTCTGTATCATAAACTCATTGTCCGGAACTTGCAGGTAGATCACTGGTGGAAAAGGATCAAGAGGTTTGATATATTCATACTAATTAATTGATTATCTGATTCATAAGATCTAGAGATGCATACTGGTTTCAGAAGGAACTGGTTTTCttgtctcattttttttttatcaggcTTTGATGCAAATTTTCTTCACATTCGGGCCCCTATAGAATATGAGATAAAGCAAGCATGACAACGtgctatattaaataaaacttttgtataTTCGGAAATGCTTAATCCATGTGAGAAAGATTTTTGAGTTGTTGTGCAACTTGGAATGGTTTTTGCTACTTTGGTACTCGTAATAGATTAACTTTAATGTACTAAACCACGTAATTAGATTAGGTATCTGATATTCACTcctaattgttattttttttttctataactGGTAATGAAATTTTGAGCTAAGGACCATGAAATTTTCACACCTAATTGTTATATTATGAAACATATATTCCATATAAATACCCTTGAAAAGTAAAAGCATTTAATTTTGACTTGATTCCTTTTATGAACTAAAAGTTGACTGTAAGAAACAACACCATAAATACGTACGTACAACTATATGTTATGGATCGATGCTCAGTGATCATGGATCAGACTCGCACGAATCTTGATACATTCCAAATCGGACCGAGTCACCCCACAAGTAGATTGAGAAAGAAATGTACGTGGGGACAATATATAGGAACGGTTTAAATAATTCACTCAAGATTGTAATA harbors:
- the LOC122605883 gene encoding receptor-like protein EIX2; protein product: MNSSLVFKGLSSNLVSLKISYCGVSSAALDSLHNLTSLRSLDMRANELTKRIPKSFVNLCNLRDIDFSFNDFSNISLNDLLGGLLDCESHIGRSSLLEELDISQTNISGTIPNFIGQLTSMKRLLLYGNRIFGSIPQWIGRLSSLEELHLSDNLLDGSLPHSLGNLSKLEELTFSNNLLIGFVSEAHFAKLASLIYLTGKGNDLTLLSKLVNWVPPVPVAGLGLKFLEFRASLSMVVAITNASNREFRYIRNTCISSSMPVSFWKSFPNLMILDMSHNRIQGALLDIPATIMILDLSFNEFSGELPKLSNGSFMWMLDLSSNFFLGSVQRILCSNSVEKYSDRIVINVLNLGNNHLSGIIPECWDKWQELWYLNLENNRLSSEIPGTMGSLRQLRSLSMRGNKLSGRLPVSLMNLESLVVL